In a single window of the Streptomyces sp. NBC_00353 genome:
- a CDS encoding helix-turn-helix transcriptional regulator, whose protein sequence is MAAGSGSRSGSGFGSASASGEWARYWQYAELPDLDLLRARYVRHTFPRHSHEGYVFGTITRGIEDVGLPGGTVHAGPGAVVMINPEVPHTARAGVPEGWVYATLYPSAQVINDIAAETTRLRGTVGFAETSVVDPESARLIGEVHRAAEEGNALAADSVLRILVARLLSSHGSVLPTRSPRSAGARDAARARAVLESRMTEPPTLEALAVELGTSPFALLRAFKKQYGMPPHTWLTDARVRRARRMLDAGVAPSAAAIEVGFTDQPHLNRHFTRIVGVPPGAYQRERARTYKTGPGLPP, encoded by the coding sequence ATGGCGGCAGGATCGGGCTCGCGCTCGGGTTCGGGCTTCGGCTCGGCTTCGGCTTCGGGAGAGTGGGCGAGGTACTGGCAGTACGCGGAACTGCCCGACCTCGACCTGCTGCGTGCCCGGTACGTGCGCCACACCTTTCCGCGCCACAGCCACGAGGGCTACGTCTTCGGCACCATCACGCGGGGGATCGAGGACGTCGGACTGCCCGGCGGCACCGTACACGCAGGCCCGGGCGCCGTCGTCATGATCAATCCAGAGGTGCCGCACACCGCGCGGGCCGGTGTCCCCGAGGGCTGGGTGTACGCCACGCTGTACCCGTCCGCGCAGGTGATCAACGACATTGCCGCCGAAACGACGCGCCTGCGCGGCACTGTCGGTTTCGCCGAGACCAGCGTCGTCGACCCGGAATCGGCCCGGCTGATCGGGGAGGTGCACCGGGCGGCCGAGGAGGGCAACGCGCTCGCCGCCGACAGCGTCCTGCGGATCCTGGTCGCGCGGCTGCTCAGCAGCCATGGCAGCGTGCTGCCCACCCGCTCTCCCCGGTCGGCGGGTGCCCGGGACGCGGCGCGGGCGCGTGCGGTGCTGGAGAGCAGGATGACCGAGCCACCGACTCTGGAGGCACTGGCCGTCGAACTCGGCACCAGCCCGTTCGCCTTGCTGAGGGCGTTCAAGAAGCAGTACGGGATGCCGCCGCACACCTGGCTCACCGATGCCCGGGTGAGGCGGGCGCGGCGGATGCTGGATGCGGGGGTGGCGCCCTCGGCCGCCGCGATCGAGGTCGGCTTCACCGATCAGCCGCACCTGAACCGCCATTTCACCCGGATAGTGGGGGTGCCGCCCGGCGCCTACCAGCGCGAACGCGCAAGAACGTACAAGACCGGTCCCGGTCTGCCCCCGTAG
- a CDS encoding DEAD/DEAH box helicase: MAGSALDSFSPATRGWFSGAFSAPTSAQEGAWRAIGEGSDVLVVAPTGSGKTLAAFLAALDRLAAVPPPAEAKKRCRVLYVSPLKALAVDVERNLRSPLTGIRQESVRLGLPEPEVRVGIRSGDTPPAERRSMATRPPDILITTPESLFLMLTSSAREALSGIETVILDEVHAVAGTKRGAHLAVSLERLDELLPRPVRRIGLSATVRPVDEVARFLSPQRKVEIVQPPSTKRFDLSVVVPVEDLGELGGSPATDPDQAGQAEKPSIWPHVEERITDLVQAHRSTIVFANSRRLAERLCNRLNEIAYERATGETLPEAHSPAEIMAESGAAKGAPALLARAHHGSVSKEQRAQVEEDLKAGRLPAVVATSSLELGIDMGAVDLVVQVESPPSVASGLQRVGRAGHQVGAVSTGVVFPKYRGDLVQAAVVTERMRTGSIEALRIPSNPLDVLAQQLVAMVALDTWQVDDLLAVTRRAAPFASLPESAFTAVLDMLAGRYPSDAFAELRPRVVWDRVAGTVTGRPGAQRLAVTSGGTIPDRGLFGVFLAGADPKKGGGRVGELDEEMVYESRVGDVFTLGTTSWRIEDITRDRVLVSPAPGVPGRLPFWKGDQLGRPLELGRALGAFLREIGGMSSEDARSRLLAAGLDTWAADNVLSYIGEQRAACGHVPDDRTILVERFRDELGDWRVVVHSPFGAQVHAPWALALGARLAERYGMDAQVMHADDGIVLRLPDADMMGLDLLDFDPAQDLALDPSQNSSQNSPREPAPLAAMAYDNDQPPVGAADVVFDQGEINQIVTDQVGGSALFASRFRECAARALLLPRRSPGKRTPLWQQRQRAAQLLQVASEFGSFPIVLEAVRECLQDVFDVPGLAKLMGDLEARRVRLVEVTTQEPSPFARSLLFGYVAQFLYEGDSPLAERRAAALSLDSRLLAELLGQAELRELLDAEVLGELEQELQWLTEDRRIKDVEGVADLLRVLGPLTDAELAERGAEQQWAPELASARRAIRVRIGGADHWAAIEDAGRLRDALGTALPVGVPEAFTEPVKDPLGDLLARYARTHGPFTSTGAAARFGLGTAVTDGALQRLAASGRIVQGEFHPAGIGQEWCDATVLRRLRRRSLAALRHELEPVPPAALAGFLPQWQHLGNNSLRGIDGLARAIEQLQGAPVPASALEKLILPGRVTGYAPALLDELTTTGEVIWAGAGALPGKDGWLSLYLADSAPLLLPPPHPLELSALHESVLTTLTGGYGLFFRQIADQVRATTHPDCTDPQLADAIWELTWSGRLTNDTLAPLRSLLGSGRTAGSTAHRAKRSVPRGRYGSFSAAARPASRTGPPTVSGRWSLLPTAEPDPTHRAHALARTLLDRHGVVTRGAVQAEGVEGGFSATYRILSAFEDNGQARRGYVVEGLGAAQFAMDGAVDRLRAASTARDRTEPGAAPRALVLAAADPANAYGAALSWPEPPDGAGHRPGRKAGALVVLVDGELTLYMERGGKTLLAWPTDPEDPSLRAAAEALATAARAGALGTVTVERTNGASSLTSPLGRTLEAAGFHATPRGLRLRA; the protein is encoded by the coding sequence ATGGCCGGCTCTGCGCTCGACTCCTTCTCCCCCGCCACCCGCGGCTGGTTCTCGGGTGCCTTCAGCGCGCCGACGTCCGCGCAGGAGGGTGCCTGGCGCGCGATCGGCGAGGGTTCGGACGTGCTGGTCGTCGCGCCCACCGGATCGGGCAAGACGCTCGCCGCGTTCCTCGCCGCGCTGGACCGGCTGGCCGCAGTCCCGCCGCCCGCCGAGGCGAAGAAGCGCTGCCGCGTGCTGTACGTATCGCCCCTGAAGGCCCTCGCGGTCGACGTGGAGCGCAATCTGCGCTCACCTCTGACCGGGATCCGCCAGGAATCGGTGCGGCTCGGGCTGCCCGAGCCCGAGGTGCGGGTGGGCATCCGCTCGGGTGACACCCCGCCCGCCGAGCGCCGCTCGATGGCGACCCGGCCGCCGGACATCCTGATCACCACCCCCGAGTCGCTGTTCCTGATGCTGACCTCCTCGGCTCGGGAGGCCCTGTCGGGGATCGAGACGGTGATTCTCGACGAGGTGCACGCAGTGGCCGGTACGAAGCGGGGCGCCCATCTCGCCGTGTCGCTGGAGCGCCTCGACGAGCTGCTGCCGCGTCCGGTGCGGCGGATCGGCCTGTCGGCGACGGTCCGTCCGGTCGACGAAGTGGCGCGGTTCCTCTCGCCGCAGCGGAAGGTGGAGATCGTCCAGCCGCCGTCCACCAAGCGGTTCGATCTGTCGGTGGTCGTACCGGTGGAGGATCTGGGCGAGCTCGGCGGTTCGCCCGCCACCGACCCGGATCAGGCGGGCCAGGCGGAGAAGCCGTCGATCTGGCCGCATGTCGAGGAGCGGATCACCGACCTCGTCCAGGCGCATCGCTCCACCATCGTCTTCGCCAACTCCCGCCGTCTCGCGGAGAGACTGTGCAACCGGCTCAACGAGATCGCGTACGAGCGGGCCACCGGTGAGACCCTGCCGGAGGCCCACTCCCCCGCCGAGATCATGGCCGAGTCCGGTGCGGCGAAGGGCGCCCCGGCGCTGCTCGCCCGCGCACACCACGGTTCGGTCTCCAAGGAGCAGCGCGCACAGGTCGAGGAGGATCTGAAGGCAGGCCGGCTGCCTGCCGTGGTCGCCACCTCCAGTCTGGAGCTGGGCATCGACATGGGTGCGGTGGATCTGGTGGTCCAGGTGGAGTCGCCGCCGTCGGTCGCCTCCGGGCTGCAGCGGGTCGGCCGTGCCGGGCACCAGGTCGGTGCGGTCTCCACCGGAGTGGTCTTCCCGAAGTACCGCGGCGACCTGGTCCAGGCTGCGGTGGTCACCGAGCGGATGCGCACCGGCTCGATCGAGGCACTGCGGATCCCGTCCAATCCGCTGGATGTGCTGGCCCAGCAGCTCGTCGCCATGGTCGCCCTGGACACGTGGCAGGTGGACGATCTGCTGGCCGTGACCCGCCGCGCCGCCCCCTTCGCCTCGCTGCCGGAGTCGGCGTTCACAGCCGTGCTGGACATGCTGGCCGGCCGCTATCCGTCCGACGCCTTCGCCGAGCTGCGCCCGCGCGTGGTCTGGGACCGCGTCGCCGGTACGGTCACGGGCCGCCCCGGCGCCCAGCGGCTCGCGGTCACCTCCGGCGGCACGATCCCCGACCGCGGGCTCTTCGGGGTCTTCCTCGCCGGGGCCGACCCCAAGAAGGGGGGCGGCCGGGTCGGCGAGCTGGACGAGGAGATGGTGTACGAGTCCCGGGTCGGCGATGTCTTCACGCTGGGCACCACGTCCTGGCGGATCGAGGACATCACCCGCGACCGGGTCCTGGTGTCGCCGGCCCCCGGGGTTCCGGGACGGCTTCCGTTCTGGAAGGGCGACCAGCTGGGCCGCCCGCTGGAGCTGGGCCGTGCCCTGGGCGCGTTCCTCCGCGAGATCGGCGGAATGTCGTCCGAGGACGCCAGATCGCGGCTGCTCGCCGCCGGTCTCGACACCTGGGCCGCCGACAACGTCCTGTCGTACATCGGCGAACAGCGCGCCGCCTGCGGCCATGTCCCGGACGACCGGACCATCCTCGTCGAGCGATTCCGCGACGAGTTGGGCGACTGGCGGGTGGTCGTGCACTCCCCGTTCGGCGCGCAGGTCCATGCTCCGTGGGCGCTGGCGCTGGGAGCCCGCCTCGCCGAGCGGTACGGCATGGATGCCCAGGTGATGCATGCCGACGACGGCATCGTGCTGCGGCTGCCCGACGCCGACATGATGGGCCTGGACCTCCTGGACTTCGATCCGGCCCAGGACCTCGCCCTTGACCCGTCGCAGAACTCGTCCCAGAACTCGCCACGGGAGCCGGCCCCGTTGGCCGCAATGGCGTACGACAACGATCAGCCGCCCGTCGGCGCCGCCGATGTCGTCTTCGACCAGGGCGAGATCAACCAGATCGTCACCGATCAGGTCGGCGGGTCCGCCCTGTTCGCCTCCCGCTTCCGCGAATGCGCGGCCCGCGCCCTGCTGCTGCCCCGCCGCAGCCCGGGCAAGCGCACCCCGCTCTGGCAGCAGCGTCAGCGCGCTGCCCAGCTCCTCCAGGTGGCATCGGAGTTCGGCTCCTTCCCGATCGTGCTCGAAGCGGTCCGTGAATGCCTGCAGGACGTCTTCGATGTTCCCGGGCTCGCGAAACTGATGGGCGATCTCGAAGCGCGCCGCGTCCGCCTGGTCGAGGTGACCACCCAGGAGCCCTCCCCCTTCGCCCGCTCGCTCCTCTTCGGCTATGTGGCGCAGTTCCTGTACGAGGGCGACTCGCCGCTCGCCGAGCGCCGGGCGGCCGCGCTCTCCCTCGACTCCCGTCTCCTCGCCGAGCTCCTCGGCCAGGCGGAACTGCGCGAGCTGCTCGACGCCGAGGTGCTGGGCGAGCTGGAGCAGGAGCTCCAGTGGCTGACCGAGGACCGCCGGATCAAGGACGTCGAAGGCGTCGCCGACCTGCTCCGCGTCCTCGGCCCGCTCACCGACGCCGAGTTGGCCGAGCGCGGTGCCGAGCAGCAGTGGGCCCCGGAGCTGGCCTCGGCCCGCCGGGCCATCCGGGTCCGGATAGGAGGAGCCGACCACTGGGCGGCGATCGAGGACGCGGGCCGGCTGCGTGACGCGCTGGGCACCGCCCTCCCGGTCGGCGTCCCCGAGGCGTTCACCGAACCGGTGAAGGACCCGCTCGGCGATCTCCTCGCCCGCTACGCCCGTACGCACGGCCCGTTCACCTCCACCGGCGCCGCCGCCCGCTTCGGCCTGGGCACCGCGGTCACGGACGGTGCGCTGCAGCGGCTCGCCGCGTCCGGCCGCATCGTCCAGGGCGAGTTCCACCCCGCAGGCATCGGCCAGGAATGGTGCGACGCCACGGTGCTGCGTCGGCTCCGCCGCCGGTCCCTCGCCGCGCTCCGGCACGAGCTGGAGCCGGTCCCGCCCGCCGCCCTCGCCGGCTTCCTTCCGCAGTGGCAGCATCTCGGCAACAACAGCCTGCGCGGAATCGACGGACTGGCCCGCGCCATCGAACAGTTGCAGGGTGCCCCCGTCCCCGCATCGGCGCTGGAGAAGCTGATCCTGCCCGGCCGGGTCACGGGGTACGCCCCCGCGCTGCTCGACGAACTCACCACCACCGGCGAGGTGATCTGGGCCGGCGCGGGCGCCCTCCCCGGCAAGGACGGCTGGCTGTCCCTCTACCTCGCCGACAGCGCACCCCTGCTCCTCCCGCCCCCGCACCCACTCGAACTCAGTGCGCTGCACGAATCCGTTCTGACCACCCTGACCGGCGGGTACGGGCTGTTCTTCCGGCAGATCGCCGATCAGGTCCGCGCCACCACCCACCCGGACTGCACCGACCCTCAACTTGCCGACGCCATCTGGGAGCTGACCTGGTCCGGCCGGCTGACCAACGACACGCTGGCGCCGCTGCGTTCGCTTCTCGGCTCCGGACGTACGGCGGGATCGACCGCCCACCGCGCCAAGCGCAGCGTCCCCCGAGGCCGTTACGGCTCGTTCAGCGCCGCCGCCCGCCCGGCGTCACGCACCGGCCCGCCCACCGTCTCGGGCCGCTGGTCCCTGCTGCCCACCGCCGAGCCCGACCCCACGCACCGCGCGCACGCCTTGGCGCGCACGCTCCTGGACCGTCACGGCGTGGTGACCCGCGGCGCGGTCCAGGCCGAAGGCGTCGAGGGCGGTTTCTCCGCGACGTACCGAATCCTCTCCGCCTTCGAGGACAACGGGCAGGCCCGCCGCGGCTACGTAGTCGAGGGCTTGGGAGCAGCCCAGTTCGCGATGGACGGAGCGGTCGACCGGCTGCGTGCGGCGTCCACCGCCCGCGACCGCACGGAACCGGGAGCGGCGCCACGCGCCCTGGTCCTCGCCGCCGCCGACCCGGCCAACGCGTACGGTGCTGCCCTGTCCTGGCCCGAGCCCCCGGACGGCGCCGGACACAGACCGGGGCGCAAGGCCGGCGCCCTGGTGGTCCTGGTCGACGGCGAACTGACGCTCTACATGGAGCGCGGCGGCAAGACCCTGCTCGCCTGGCCGACGGACCCGGAGGACCCCTCGCTCCGGGCGGCGGCCGAGGCGCTGGCCACCGCGGCCCGCGCGGGGGCGCTCGGCACGGTCACGGTGGAGCGCACCAACGGTGCCTCGTCCCTGACCTCGCCGCTGGGCCGCACGCTGGAGGCGGCCGGCTTCCACGCCACCCCGAGAGGTCTCCGTCTGCGGGCCTGA
- a CDS encoding AzlD domain-containing protein: MNVWTAIALTAVGCYLAKLLGLLVPADALERPLVQRLSALLPVALLAALTAQQTFGDGQQLVLDARGAGLAAAALALVLRAPFLVVVGAAVVVTAGVRALG; encoded by the coding sequence ATGAACGTCTGGACAGCGATCGCACTCACTGCCGTCGGCTGCTATCTCGCGAAGCTGCTGGGACTGCTGGTGCCCGCCGACGCATTGGAACGGCCGCTCGTCCAGCGCCTTTCCGCACTCCTGCCGGTGGCGCTCCTGGCGGCCCTCACGGCGCAACAGACGTTCGGAGACGGGCAGCAGCTGGTGCTGGACGCCAGGGGCGCGGGACTGGCTGCCGCGGCGCTGGCCCTGGTCCTGCGCGCGCCCTTCCTGGTGGTCGTGGGAGCTGCCGTGGTCGTCACGGCAGGGGTGCGGGCGCTCGGATAG
- a CDS encoding SDR family NAD(P)-dependent oxidoreductase codes for MALTAYDLTGRSAFITGAAGGIGRASAVLLAEAGATVHCADRDGTGLLETQEMITKAGGAAHTHQLDVTDRSQLRDAVAAAGGIDILAAVAGVMHTSRVLDTADEDLDRVLAVNFKGVLYACQEVARSMIARGAPGSLITMASGAVDAASPGLLCYSAAKAAVVQLTRTLATELGPRAIRVNAVAPGWIRTPMTAKHDAELQHRTETAMVRISPLGRVGEAEDVAHTVLYLASDASAFMTGQILRPNGGVAMPW; via the coding sequence ATGGCTCTCACCGCGTACGACCTCACCGGCCGCTCCGCGTTCATCACCGGCGCGGCCGGCGGTATCGGCCGGGCCAGTGCCGTCCTGCTCGCGGAGGCGGGAGCAACCGTCCACTGCGCGGACCGCGACGGGACAGGCCTCCTGGAAACGCAGGAGATGATCACCAAAGCGGGTGGCGCAGCCCACACCCATCAGCTCGATGTCACGGACCGCAGTCAGCTCCGGGACGCGGTGGCCGCAGCGGGCGGCATCGACATCCTGGCCGCCGTCGCCGGAGTCATGCACACGAGCAGAGTCCTGGACACGGCGGACGAGGACCTCGACCGCGTCCTCGCCGTCAATTTCAAAGGCGTTCTGTACGCCTGCCAGGAAGTGGCCCGCAGCATGATCGCGCGTGGCGCGCCCGGCTCACTGATCACCATGGCCTCGGGCGCGGTCGACGCCGCAAGCCCGGGCCTGCTCTGCTACAGCGCGGCCAAGGCGGCGGTCGTCCAACTGACCAGGACCCTGGCGACCGAGCTCGGACCTCGTGCCATCCGCGTCAATGCCGTCGCACCCGGATGGATCCGTACCCCGATGACCGCCAAACACGACGCGGAACTGCAGCATCGGACAGAGACCGCGATGGTCCGCATCTCTCCGCTCGGCCGGGTGGGTGAGGCGGAAGATGTCGCCCACACGGTCCTGTATCTGGCATCCGACGCTTCGGCCTTCATGACCGGCCAGATCCTCCGCCCGAACGGCGGCGTCGCCATGCCCTGGTAG
- a CDS encoding DNA-formamidopyrimidine glycosylase family protein gives MPEGDTVLQTAKRLHTALADQVLTRSDLRVPRFATADLTGQTVLGTLSRGKHLLTRIEGGLTLHSHLRMDGSWRVYAPGERWRGGPAHQIRAILSTADHTAVGYRLPVLELLRTVDEEKAVGHLGPDLLGADWDPDTALRNLLAAPARPLGEALLDQRNLAGIGNIYKAELCFLARATPWLPVGDLPATTAVRLVATAKQLLEANRDRPVRTTTGSRARGYGPTERLWVYGRTHRPCLRCGAPIRTAEQDTRPTYWCPRCQSGPTP, from the coding sequence ATGCCCGAAGGAGATACCGTCCTGCAGACCGCCAAGCGTCTGCACACTGCACTGGCCGACCAGGTCCTCACCCGCTCCGACCTGCGCGTCCCCCGGTTCGCGACCGCCGATCTCACCGGCCAGACCGTCCTCGGCACACTTTCGCGCGGCAAGCATCTCCTCACCCGGATCGAGGGCGGCCTCACTCTCCACAGCCATCTGCGGATGGACGGTTCCTGGCGCGTCTACGCCCCGGGCGAGCGCTGGCGTGGCGGCCCGGCCCATCAGATCCGCGCGATTCTCTCCACGGCGGACCACACAGCGGTCGGTTACCGGCTGCCCGTCCTGGAACTCCTCCGCACAGTCGACGAGGAGAAGGCGGTCGGCCATCTCGGCCCCGATCTGCTGGGCGCCGACTGGGACCCCGACACCGCGCTGCGCAACCTGCTCGCCGCCCCCGCCCGCCCTCTCGGTGAAGCCCTCCTGGACCAGCGCAACCTGGCCGGCATCGGCAACATCTACAAGGCCGAACTCTGTTTCCTCGCCCGCGCCACCCCCTGGCTCCCCGTCGGTGACCTGCCCGCCACCACCGCCGTGCGCCTGGTCGCCACCGCCAAGCAGCTCCTCGAAGCCAATCGGGACCGACCGGTCCGCACGACCACCGGTTCCCGGGCACGCGGGTACGGCCCGACTGAGCGGCTGTGGGTGTACGGCCGGACCCACCGCCCCTGTCTGAGGTGCGGCGCCCCCATTCGTACGGCGGAGCAGGACACCCGTCCCACGTATTGGTGCCCACGCTGCCAATCGGGCCCCACACCATAG
- a CDS encoding CinA family protein, with translation MTSAARVLQLLVERGETLAVAESLTGGLVAAELTSVPGASHSFRGSVTAYATPLKRDVLAVDGALLAAHGAVDPEVARQMATGVRRVLGADWGLSTTGVAGPESQDGKPVGTVYVAVAGPDGAEKVATLRLNGDRADIRRESVRSVLELLSGELGENASAQDTEHNGGN, from the coding sequence GTGACTTCCGCGGCCCGGGTGCTGCAGCTGCTCGTGGAGCGCGGTGAGACTCTCGCCGTCGCCGAGTCGCTGACCGGCGGCCTGGTCGCGGCGGAACTGACCTCCGTACCTGGTGCCTCGCACTCCTTCCGTGGGTCCGTGACGGCGTACGCCACACCCCTGAAGCGGGACGTGCTGGCTGTGGACGGGGCCCTGCTGGCAGCGCACGGAGCGGTGGATCCCGAGGTTGCGCGGCAGATGGCGACAGGTGTGCGGCGCGTTCTCGGTGCAGACTGGGGCTTGTCGACCACCGGCGTCGCGGGACCCGAGTCACAGGACGGCAAACCCGTCGGCACGGTCTACGTAGCGGTCGCGGGGCCGGACGGCGCGGAGAAAGTAGCCACGCTGCGGTTGAACGGCGACCGGGCGGACATCCGTAGAGAGAGTGTACGGAGCGTGCTCGAATTGCTCTCCGGCGAACTCGGCGAGAATGCGAGCGCACAGGATACGGAACACAACGGGGGGAATTGA
- a CDS encoding helix-turn-helix domain-containing protein, with protein sequence MILLRRLLGDVLRRQRQRQGRTLREVSSSARVSLGYLSEVERGQKEASSELLSAICDALDVRMSELMREVSDELSLAELAESAAAGDPVPVPVRPMLNSVSVTSVAGVPTGRVTIKAPAEAVDVVAA encoded by the coding sequence ATGATTCTGCTCCGTCGCCTGCTTGGTGACGTGCTGCGTCGGCAGCGCCAGCGCCAAGGCCGTACTCTGCGCGAAGTCTCCTCGTCCGCCCGAGTCTCGCTCGGCTATCTCTCCGAGGTGGAGCGGGGGCAGAAGGAGGCATCCTCCGAGCTGCTCTCCGCCATTTGCGACGCGCTTGACGTACGGATGTCCGAGCTCATGCGTGAAGTGAGCGATGAGCTGTCGCTGGCTGAGCTGGCCGAGTCGGCAGCAGCCGGCGATCCGGTACCTGTACCGGTGCGCCCCATGCTCAATTCCGTCTCCGTGACGTCGGTGGCAGGTGTGCCGACGGGACGGGTGACAATCAAGGCACCCGCGGAAGCGGTGGATGTCGTCGCCGCCTGA
- a CDS encoding AzlC family ABC transporter permease encodes MPEQTTSPEITGEPAETAAGEVKSDAAVVRDALGVGIAVGLSGFAFGVTSAGSGLSLLQTCVLSLLVFTGASQFALVGALAAGGNPYTAAAGAFFLGVRNAFYGLRLSQLLALPRALRPLAAQWVIDETTAVTLSQPTRRAARIGFTVTGITLYVLWNLTTLLGALGAEALGDTDSWGLDAASPAVFLALLAPMLRSTTERITAALAVLLALGLLPVLPAGVPVLLSALAAPAVLFLMGRSNGSPGDTPAMAATPTEDGR; translated from the coding sequence GTGCCAGAACAGACAACATCCCCAGAGATAACCGGTGAGCCGGCCGAGACAGCCGCCGGTGAGGTGAAGTCCGATGCGGCCGTCGTGCGCGACGCCCTCGGCGTCGGTATCGCCGTGGGGCTGTCCGGCTTCGCCTTCGGAGTCACCTCGGCGGGCTCGGGCCTCAGCCTGCTCCAGACCTGCGTGCTCAGCCTCCTCGTCTTCACAGGCGCCTCACAGTTCGCGCTGGTGGGTGCGCTGGCGGCGGGCGGCAATCCGTACACAGCGGCTGCCGGGGCGTTCTTCCTCGGCGTACGCAACGCGTTCTACGGTCTGCGGCTGTCGCAGCTGCTCGCGCTCCCGCGCGCGCTGCGGCCGCTCGCCGCGCAGTGGGTGATCGACGAGACGACCGCCGTGACGCTGTCCCAGCCCACCCGACGGGCCGCACGGATCGGCTTCACCGTCACCGGAATCACCCTGTACGTGCTGTGGAACCTGACCACACTGCTGGGAGCCCTGGGCGCGGAGGCGCTCGGCGACACCGACAGCTGGGGACTGGACGCCGCCAGCCCCGCCGTCTTTCTCGCCCTGCTCGCACCCATGCTGAGGAGCACGACGGAGCGCATCACCGCCGCGCTGGCCGTCCTGCTCGCCCTCGGCCTGCTGCCCGTGCTGCCTGCGGGTGTACCGGTGCTGCTCTCCGCGCTGGCCGCGCCAGCCGTTCTCTTCCTGATGGGACGCAGCAACGGTTCGCCCGGTGACACCCCCGCCATGGCGGCGACCCCGACGGAGGACGGCCGATGA
- the pgsA gene encoding CDP-diacylglycerol--glycerol-3-phosphate 3-phosphatidyltransferase translates to MTGVPASAAGGSGTKPVRGGKLGTAAVNQASLWNIANILTMVRLLLVPGFVMLLLHNGGYDPAWRSFAWAAFAVAMITDLFDGHLARTYNLVTDFGKIADPIADKAIMGAALICLSYLGDLPWWVTGVILFREIGITLMRFWVIRHAVIPASRGGKMKTLAQGTAVGMYVLALTGPLATLRFWVMAVAVVLTVVTGLDYVRQAVVLRRKGLAAERAAAADLASGVSASARASDSAEAER, encoded by the coding sequence ATGACCGGAGTCCCGGCATCCGCAGCAGGCGGATCCGGCACGAAGCCGGTCCGCGGCGGCAAGCTGGGCACTGCGGCCGTCAACCAGGCCAGCCTGTGGAACATCGCCAACATCCTGACCATGGTGCGGCTGCTGCTGGTGCCCGGCTTCGTCATGCTGCTGCTGCACAACGGCGGCTACGACCCGGCCTGGCGCTCCTTCGCCTGGGCGGCGTTCGCCGTCGCCATGATCACCGACCTCTTCGACGGTCACCTGGCGCGCACATACAACCTGGTCACCGACTTCGGGAAGATCGCCGACCCGATCGCCGACAAGGCGATCATGGGTGCCGCGCTGATCTGTCTTTCGTACCTCGGCGATCTGCCGTGGTGGGTCACGGGCGTGATCCTCTTCCGCGAGATCGGCATCACCTTGATGCGGTTCTGGGTGATACGGCATGCGGTGATTCCGGCCAGTCGCGGCGGGAAGATGAAGACACTCGCGCAGGGGACGGCCGTCGGGATGTATGTCCTGGCGCTGACCGGCCCGCTTGCCACGCTGCGCTTCTGGGTGATGGCGGTGGCCGTCGTGCTGACGGTCGTCACCGGGCTCGACTATGTGCGCCAGGCGGTTGTGCTGCGGCGCAAGGGACTGGCGGCTGAGCGGGCTGCTGCGGCCGACCTGGCTTCCGGGGTATCCGCGTCCGCCCGCGCTTCGGATTCCGCGGAGGCCGAGCGGTGA